Proteins found in one Gigantopelta aegis isolate Gae_Host chromosome 12, Gae_host_genome, whole genome shotgun sequence genomic segment:
- the LOC121386868 gene encoding uncharacterized protein LOC121386868, with protein sequence MYNNRYVNELMSPMGRREATMTFLKKFSIQTEDDEDDNCDVKNVIVLDIGVIIIADVKNAIKAFNMEGKYLDSVTPNNMRCFGLTVTGHNGFAATLNSTVNAGREETKLKKIGFYELVAPKSDQQQKMVLKEIQTVDTHSRYMAIAVLPNKKLIGGTKGAVNLMTSEGDAIGPMTSEIEFRTPYHVRVTESGKIVIADSEKISISVFDRKGRVEKQLHVGRFGLRGIASTNDVILFVHRKDDFVSMISPDEEILTHIRANEEKLNDPQAVFLLQDGRLVIAELGVVKIFRIDDYEKISKEPSHVSVMSWRGTLGAIALAGFLLYGGIHVLRNARGSGRV encoded by the coding sequence ATGTACAACAACAGATACGTCAACGAACTCATGTCACCGATGGGACGTCGCGAAGCCACCATGACGTTTCTGAAGAAATTCTCCATTCAAACCGAGGACGACGAGGACGACAACTGCGACGTAAAAAACGTCATCGTCTTGGATATCGGTGTCATCATCATCGCCGACGTGAAAAACGCCATCAAAGCTTTCAACATGGAAGGCAAGTATTTGGACTCTGTTACCCCTAACAACATGAGATGCTTCGGGTTGACCGTCACTGGTCACAACGGCTTTGCCGCGACGCTGAACAGCACGGTGAACGCTGGCAGAGAGGAGACAAAGTTAAAGAAGATAGGATTCTACGAACTGGTTGCTCCTAAGAGTGACCAACAGCAGAAGATGGTGCTCAAGGAGATACAGACCGTTGATACCCACAGCAGATATATGGCGATAGCAGTTCTGCCTAACAAGAAGCTCATTGGTGGAACGAAAGGAGCGGTAAACCTTATGACGTCAGAAGGTGACGCGATTGGGCCTATGACGTCAGAAATCGAGTTCAGGACGCCGTATCACGTACGGGTGACCGAAAGCGGGAAAATCGTGATAGCAGACTCTGAGAAAATCAGCATCTCAGTTTTCGACAGAAAAGGACGCGTCGAAAAACAGCTTCACGTTGGTCGTTTTGGTCTGAGAGGAATAGCGTCTACCAATGACGTCATATTGTTTGTACACAGAAAGGACGACTTCGTCTCGATGATCTCCCCTGATGAAGAAATTTTAACACACATCCGGGCGAACGAGGAGAAGTTAAATGACCCACAAGCTGTTTTCCTTCTCCAAGATGGACGTCTGGTGATAGCGGAGTTGGGCGTGGTGAAGATTTTTAGAATCGATGATTATGAAAAGATCTCCAAAGAGCCAAGTCACGTGTCGGTGATGTCATGGAGGGGTACCCTGGGAGCGATCGCTCTCGCTGGATTTCTTCTGTATGGGGGGATTCACGTATTGCGTAACGCTCGAGGGAGCGGGCGGGTGTAG